A stretch of Buteo buteo chromosome 9, bButBut1.hap1.1, whole genome shotgun sequence DNA encodes these proteins:
- the ITGA3 gene encoding integrin alpha-3 isoform X5, with amino-acid sequence MARCRRLLLLPPPLPPPPPPPPPPVPGLLLLVLGTLLGRAAAFNLDRTFPVLKEGATPDGFFGFSVALHRQTEREERCLLLVGAPRDVEPANGTRTGAVYACPLTAFRNDCQPLDIELKSEPDKAIIDDMWLGVTVASQRQPAGRVLACAHRYTKVLWSGSEDQRRMVGKCYVRGNDLRLNISDEWQTYHNEMCNSNTDADETGMCQMGTSAGFTANIIYFGAPGAYNWQGTDYMLQREMWDLHDFSYANERRGNTYIGYTAEVGSAVLQRDAVTVVTGAPRYKHTGAVYLLSQSAQQTLQKSLVLPGHQVGSYFGSAVALADLNNDGWQDLVVGAPYYFQRKQEVGGAVYVYMNEVGGFQSHPSLVLTGPSYSAFGFAVASIGDINQDGFQDIAVGAPFEGPGKVYIYHSSAEGLLDKPRQVISGSDLGPARMQTFGYSLSGGLDVDGNSYPDLLVGSLAEKIVLLRARPVINILNKTFTVTPSKVDPARCTPDSCITVTVCFSYNQSAGDPKYKEKITLEYTLEADKDRHPPRVRFLGTHSATYRGIFPMPETRCESKELLLLDNIRDKLHPIVLSMNYSLVEKPRTFQLGPQSLDAFPVLNQDQSHENETKIEFQKECGSDNKCYSNLQLQSSFVTDQNQPLPRLNGTQVLQYSRDVRKLYLSINITNVPTTPSNGEDAHEALLNVTVPASLLPSSVRPSGACTIAETVLCELGNPFKRNQRAELIVTFEAIGIMLDTREILVWLDLSTQSTQEDLQPVLAKLLVDYSIQSSLTIAPSHAQSHFSGTVVGESAMRREQDVGSPLAFDFQVTTKGESLGTLGTILLGFEWPYEIPNGKWLLYPTEILVNSNETCQPPGGVINPLNLTLLEDQVPSRQRRELEAPEPAEPPITLATAKKAKSEVVLSCSKGTARCIWFECPLLHTQHPTTFSIRARVWNSTFIEEYSDFDRVKVDGTATLFLRTHIPTINMKNHTVRFSVDVDSELTEEQPAEIALWLVLVSVAAGLLLLGLIILLLWKCGFFRRANTRAMYEAKGQKAEMRIQPSETKRLTDDY; translated from the exons ATGGCGCGGTGCcgccggctgctgctgctgccgccgcctcttcctcctcctcctcctcctcctcctcctccggtaCCGgggttgctgctgctggtgctgggcacGCTGCTCGGCCGTGCCGCCGCCTTTAACCTGGACCGCACCTTCCCGGTGCTGAAGGAGGGCGCGACCCCCGACGGCTTCTTCGGCTTCTCGGTAGCGCTGCACCGTCAGACCGAGCGGGAGGAGAGGTGTCT gctgctgGTGGGAGCCCCCCGAGATGTGGAGCCGGCAAACGGCACGCGGACGGGCGCCGTCTACGCCTGCCCCCTCACCGCCTTCAGGAACGACTGCCAACCGCTCGACATCGAGTTGAAGA GTGAACCGGACAAAGCCATCATCGACGATATGTGGCTGGGGGTGACGGTGGCCAGCCAGCGGCAGCCGGCGGGGAGGGTGCTG GCTTGCGCTCACCGTTACACCAAGGTGCTGTGGTCGGGCAGCGAGGACCAGCGGCGTATGGTGGGCAAGTGCTACGTGCGGGGCAACGACCTGCGCCTCAACATCAGCGACGAGTGGCAGACCTACCACAACGAGATGTGCAACTCCAACACGGACGCCGACGAGACCGGCATGTGCCAAATGGGCACCAGCGCCGGCTTCACCGCCAACATCATCTATTTCGGGGCGCCCGGTGCCTATAACTGGCAAG GTACCGACTACATGCTGCAGCGGGAGATGTGGGACCTGCACGACTTCTCCTACGCCAACGAGAGGCGCGGCAATACCTATATAg GGTACACGGCGGAGGTGGGCAGCGCGGTGTTGCAGCGGGACGCGGTGACGGTGGTGACGGGCGCTCCCCGGTACAAGCACACGGGCGCCGTGTACCTGCTGAGCCAAAGCGCCCAGCAGACGCTGCAGAAGAGCCTCGTCCTCCCCGGGCACCAGGTCGGCTCCTACTTCGGCAGCGCCGTGGCCCTGGCAGACCTCAACAACGACGG GTGGCAAGATCTGGTGGTGGGAGCCCCGTACTACTTCCAGCGGaagcaggaggtggggggggccgTGTATGTCTACATGAACGAGGTGGGGGGCTTCCAGTCCCACCCCAGCCTCGTCCTCACCGGCCCCAGCTACTCCGCCTTCGGCTTCGCCGTGGCCAGCATCGGGGACATCAACCAGGATGGCTTTcagg ATATCGCTGTGGGGGCTCCTTTCGAGGGACCCGGCAAGGTCTACATCTACCACAGCAGCGCAGAAGGGCTGCTGGATAAACCCCGGCAG GTGATCAGCGGGTCGGATCTGGGCCCCGCCAGAATGCAGACCTTCGGGTATTCGCTGAGCGGGGGGCTGGACGTGGACGGGAACTCCTACCCCGACCTCTTGGTGGGCAGCTTGGCGGAGAAGATCGTCCTGCTCAG AGCTCGACCCGTGATCAACATCCTGAACAAAACCTTCACGGTGACCCCCAGCAAGGTGGACCCTGCCCGGTGCACGCCTGACTCCTG taTCACGGTGACCGTCTGCTTCTCCTACAACCAGAGTGCTGGAGACCCCAAGTACAAGGAGAAGATCA CCCTGGAGTACACGCTGGAGGCTGACAAGGACCGGCACCCCCCCAGGGTCAGGTTTTTGGGCACCCACTCTGCCACCTACCGCGGCATCTTCCCCATGCCCGAAACCCGCTGTGAAtccaaggagctgctgctgctg GACAACATCCGAGACAAGCTGCACCCCATCGTGCTCTCCATGAACTACTCGCTGGTGGAGAAGCCCAGGACCTTCCAGCTGGGCCCCCAGTCCCTCGACGCTTTCCCTGTCCTCAACCAGGACCAGTCCCACGAAAATGAGACCAAG ATCGAGTTCCAGAAGGAATGCGGCTCCGATAACAAGTGCTACAGCAACCTCCAGCTCCAGAGCAGCTTTGTCACTGACCAGAACCAGCCCCTGCCCAG GTTGAACGGTACCCAGGTGTTGCAGTACAGCCGGGACGTGCGGAAGCTCTACCTGAGCATCAACATCACCAACGTGCCCACCACCCCCTCCAACGGCGAGGATGCCCACGAGGCGCTCCTCAACGTCACCGTGCCGGCCAGCCTGCTGCCCTCCTCCGTCCGCCCG agcGGAGCGTGTACCATTGCGGAGACGGTGCTGTGCGAGCTGGGCAACCCTTTTAAGAGGAACCAGAGG gcagagctgatcGTCACCTTCGAGGCCATTGGGATCATGCTGGACACGCGGGAGATCTTGGTGTGGCTGGACCTGTCCAC GCAAAGCACCCAGGAGGACCTGCAGCCCGTGCTGGCCAAGTTGCTGGTGGACTACAGCATCCAGTCCTCGCTGACCAT AGCCCCCTCCCATGCCCAGTCACACTTCAGCGGGACGGTGGTGGGCGAGTCGGCCATGCGGAGAGAGCAGGACGTGGGCAGCCCCCTCGCCTTTGATTTCCAG GTGACTACCAAGGGCGAGTCGCTGGGCACCCTGGGCACCATCCTGCTGGGCTTCGAGTGGCCCTACGAGATCCCCAACGGCAAATGGCTCCTCTATCCCACCGAGATCCTCGTCAACAGCAACGAGACCTGCCAGCCCCCCGGGGGGGTCATTAACCCCCTCAACCTCACC ctgctggaggaccAGGTTCCATCCCGGCAGAGACGGGAGCTGGAGGCCCCCGAGCCGGCAGAGCCCCCCATCACCCTGGCCACTGCCAAGAAAGCTAAGTCGGAGGTGGTGCTG AGCTGCTCCAAGGGCACCGCTCGCTGCATCTGGTTCGAGTGCCCCCTCCTTCACACCCAGCACCCCACCACCTTCAGCATCCGTGCCCGGGTGTGGAACAGCACCTTCATCGAG GAGTACAGCGATTTTGACCGGGTGAAGGTGGACGGCACGGCCACACTCTTCCTCCGGACCCACATCCCCACCATCAACATGAAGAACCACACGGTGCGG TTCTCCGTGGACGTGGACTCGGAGCTGACGGAGGAGCAGCCGGCCGAGATCGCGCTGTGGCTGGTGCTGGTGTCGGTGGCCGCCGGGTTGCTGCTACTGGGGCTGatcatcctcctcctctggaaG TGCGGTTTCTTCCGACGGGCCAACACGCGGGCCATGTACGAAGCCAAGGGGCAGAAGGCGGAGATGAGAATCCAGCCGTCGGAAACCAAGCGGCTGACGGATGACTACTAA
- the ITGA3 gene encoding integrin alpha-3 isoform X3 codes for MARCRRLLLLPPPLPPPPPPPPPPVPGLLLLVLGTLLGRAAAFNLDRTFPVLKEGATPDGFFGFSVALHRQTEREERCLLLVGAPRDVEPANGTRTGAVYACPLTAFRNDCQPLDIELKSEPDKAIIDDMWLGVTVASQRQPAGRVLACAHRYTKVLWSGSEDQRRMVGKCYVRGNDLRLNISDEWQTYHNEMCNSNTDADETGMCQMGTSAGFTANIIYFGAPGAYNWQGTDYMLQREMWDLHDFSYANERRGNTYIGYTAEVGSAVLQRDAVTVVTGAPRYKHTGAVYLLSQSAQQTLQKSLVLPGHQVGSYFGSAVALADLNNDGWQDLVVGAPYYFQRKQEVGGAVYVYMNEVGGFQSHPSLVLTGPSYSAFGFAVASIGDINQDGFQDIAVGAPFEGPGKVYIYHSSAEGLLDKPRQVISGSDLGPARMQTFGYSLSGGLDVDGNSYPDLLVGSLAEKIVLLRARPVINILNKTFTVTPSKVDPARCTPDSCITVTVCFSYNQSAGDPKYKEKITLEYTLEADKDRHPPRVRFLGTHSATYRGIFPMPETRCESKELLLLDNIRDKLHPIVLSMNYSLVEKPRTFQLGPQSLDAFPVLNQDQSHENETKIEFQKECGSDNKCYSNLQLQSSFVTDQNQPLPRLNGTQVLQYSRDVRKLYLSINITNVPTTPSNGEDAHEALLNVTVPASLLPSSVRPSGACTIAETVLCELGNPFKRNQRAELIVTFEAIGIMLDTREILVWLDLSTQSTQEDLQPVLAKLLVDYSIQSSLTIAPSHAQSHFSGTVVGESAMRREQDVGSPLAFDFQVTTKGESLGTLGTILLGFEWPYEIPNGKWLLYPTEILVNSNETCQPPGGVINPLNLTLLEDQVPSRQRRELEAPEPAEPPITLATAKKAKSEVVLSCSKGTARCIWFECPLLHTQHPTTFSIRARVWNSTFIEEYSDFDRVKVDGTATLFLRTHIPTINMKNHTVRVSDALTGTGWEGLGPLGALPLTRLFSALPVLRGRGLGADGGAAGRDRAVAGAGVGGRRVAATGADHPPPLEVRFLPTGQHAGHVRSQGAEGGDENPAVGNQAADG; via the exons ATGGCGCGGTGCcgccggctgctgctgctgccgccgcctcttcctcctcctcctcctcctcctcctcctccggtaCCGgggttgctgctgctggtgctgggcacGCTGCTCGGCCGTGCCGCCGCCTTTAACCTGGACCGCACCTTCCCGGTGCTGAAGGAGGGCGCGACCCCCGACGGCTTCTTCGGCTTCTCGGTAGCGCTGCACCGTCAGACCGAGCGGGAGGAGAGGTGTCT gctgctgGTGGGAGCCCCCCGAGATGTGGAGCCGGCAAACGGCACGCGGACGGGCGCCGTCTACGCCTGCCCCCTCACCGCCTTCAGGAACGACTGCCAACCGCTCGACATCGAGTTGAAGA GTGAACCGGACAAAGCCATCATCGACGATATGTGGCTGGGGGTGACGGTGGCCAGCCAGCGGCAGCCGGCGGGGAGGGTGCTG GCTTGCGCTCACCGTTACACCAAGGTGCTGTGGTCGGGCAGCGAGGACCAGCGGCGTATGGTGGGCAAGTGCTACGTGCGGGGCAACGACCTGCGCCTCAACATCAGCGACGAGTGGCAGACCTACCACAACGAGATGTGCAACTCCAACACGGACGCCGACGAGACCGGCATGTGCCAAATGGGCACCAGCGCCGGCTTCACCGCCAACATCATCTATTTCGGGGCGCCCGGTGCCTATAACTGGCAAG GTACCGACTACATGCTGCAGCGGGAGATGTGGGACCTGCACGACTTCTCCTACGCCAACGAGAGGCGCGGCAATACCTATATAg GGTACACGGCGGAGGTGGGCAGCGCGGTGTTGCAGCGGGACGCGGTGACGGTGGTGACGGGCGCTCCCCGGTACAAGCACACGGGCGCCGTGTACCTGCTGAGCCAAAGCGCCCAGCAGACGCTGCAGAAGAGCCTCGTCCTCCCCGGGCACCAGGTCGGCTCCTACTTCGGCAGCGCCGTGGCCCTGGCAGACCTCAACAACGACGG GTGGCAAGATCTGGTGGTGGGAGCCCCGTACTACTTCCAGCGGaagcaggaggtggggggggccgTGTATGTCTACATGAACGAGGTGGGGGGCTTCCAGTCCCACCCCAGCCTCGTCCTCACCGGCCCCAGCTACTCCGCCTTCGGCTTCGCCGTGGCCAGCATCGGGGACATCAACCAGGATGGCTTTcagg ATATCGCTGTGGGGGCTCCTTTCGAGGGACCCGGCAAGGTCTACATCTACCACAGCAGCGCAGAAGGGCTGCTGGATAAACCCCGGCAG GTGATCAGCGGGTCGGATCTGGGCCCCGCCAGAATGCAGACCTTCGGGTATTCGCTGAGCGGGGGGCTGGACGTGGACGGGAACTCCTACCCCGACCTCTTGGTGGGCAGCTTGGCGGAGAAGATCGTCCTGCTCAG AGCTCGACCCGTGATCAACATCCTGAACAAAACCTTCACGGTGACCCCCAGCAAGGTGGACCCTGCCCGGTGCACGCCTGACTCCTG taTCACGGTGACCGTCTGCTTCTCCTACAACCAGAGTGCTGGAGACCCCAAGTACAAGGAGAAGATCA CCCTGGAGTACACGCTGGAGGCTGACAAGGACCGGCACCCCCCCAGGGTCAGGTTTTTGGGCACCCACTCTGCCACCTACCGCGGCATCTTCCCCATGCCCGAAACCCGCTGTGAAtccaaggagctgctgctgctg GACAACATCCGAGACAAGCTGCACCCCATCGTGCTCTCCATGAACTACTCGCTGGTGGAGAAGCCCAGGACCTTCCAGCTGGGCCCCCAGTCCCTCGACGCTTTCCCTGTCCTCAACCAGGACCAGTCCCACGAAAATGAGACCAAG ATCGAGTTCCAGAAGGAATGCGGCTCCGATAACAAGTGCTACAGCAACCTCCAGCTCCAGAGCAGCTTTGTCACTGACCAGAACCAGCCCCTGCCCAG GTTGAACGGTACCCAGGTGTTGCAGTACAGCCGGGACGTGCGGAAGCTCTACCTGAGCATCAACATCACCAACGTGCCCACCACCCCCTCCAACGGCGAGGATGCCCACGAGGCGCTCCTCAACGTCACCGTGCCGGCCAGCCTGCTGCCCTCCTCCGTCCGCCCG agcGGAGCGTGTACCATTGCGGAGACGGTGCTGTGCGAGCTGGGCAACCCTTTTAAGAGGAACCAGAGG gcagagctgatcGTCACCTTCGAGGCCATTGGGATCATGCTGGACACGCGGGAGATCTTGGTGTGGCTGGACCTGTCCAC GCAAAGCACCCAGGAGGACCTGCAGCCCGTGCTGGCCAAGTTGCTGGTGGACTACAGCATCCAGTCCTCGCTGACCAT AGCCCCCTCCCATGCCCAGTCACACTTCAGCGGGACGGTGGTGGGCGAGTCGGCCATGCGGAGAGAGCAGGACGTGGGCAGCCCCCTCGCCTTTGATTTCCAG GTGACTACCAAGGGCGAGTCGCTGGGCACCCTGGGCACCATCCTGCTGGGCTTCGAGTGGCCCTACGAGATCCCCAACGGCAAATGGCTCCTCTATCCCACCGAGATCCTCGTCAACAGCAACGAGACCTGCCAGCCCCCCGGGGGGGTCATTAACCCCCTCAACCTCACC ctgctggaggaccAGGTTCCATCCCGGCAGAGACGGGAGCTGGAGGCCCCCGAGCCGGCAGAGCCCCCCATCACCCTGGCCACTGCCAAGAAAGCTAAGTCGGAGGTGGTGCTG AGCTGCTCCAAGGGCACCGCTCGCTGCATCTGGTTCGAGTGCCCCCTCCTTCACACCCAGCACCCCACCACCTTCAGCATCCGTGCCCGGGTGTGGAACAGCACCTTCATCGAG GAGTACAGCGATTTTGACCGGGTGAAGGTGGACGGCACGGCCACACTCTTCCTCCGGACCCACATCCCCACCATCAACATGAAGAACCACACGGTGCGGGTGAGTGATGCTCTTACTGGGACaggctgggagggactggggccACTGGGAGCTCTTCCCCTGACGAGGCTCTTCTCGGCCCTTCCAGTTCTCCGTGGACGTGGACTCGGAGCTGACGGAGGAGCAGCCGGCCGAGATCGCGCTGTGGCTGGTGCTGGTGTCGGTGGCCGCCGGGTTGCTGCTACTGGGGCTGatcatcctcctcctctggaaG TGCGGTTTCTTCCGACGGGCCAACACGCGGGCCATGTACGAAGCCAAGGGGCAGAAGGCGGAGATGAGAATCCAGCCGTCGGAAACCAAGCGGCTGACGGATGA
- the ITGA3 gene encoding integrin alpha-3 isoform X2: MARCRRLLLLPPPLPPPPPPPPPPVPGLLLLVLGTLLGRAAAFNLDRTFPVLKEGATPDGFFGFSVALHRQTEREERCLLLVGAPRDVEPANGTRTGAVYACPLTAFRNDCQPLDIELKSEPDKAIIDDMWLGVTVASQRQPAGRVLACAHRYTKVLWSGSEDQRRMVGKCYVRGNDLRLNISDEWQTYHNEMCNSNTDADETGMCQMGTSAGFTANIIYFGAPGAYNWQGTDYMLQREMWDLHDFSYANERRGNTYIGYTAEVGSAVLQRDAVTVVTGAPRYKHTGAVYLLSQSAQQTLQKSLVLPGHQVGSYFGSAVALADLNNDGWQDLVVGAPYYFQRKQEVGGAVYVYMNEVGGFQSHPSLVLTGPSYSAFGFAVASIGDINQDGFQDIAVGAPFEGPGKVYIYHSSAEGLLDKPRQVISGSDLGPARMQTFGYSLSGGLDVDGNSYPDLLVGSLAEKIVLLRARPVINILNKTFTVTPSKVDPARCTPDSCITVTVCFSYNQSAGDPKYKEKITLEYTLEADKDRHPPRVRFLGTHSATYRGIFPMPETRCESKELLLLDNIRDKLHPIVLSMNYSLVEKPRTFQLGPQSLDAFPVLNQDQSHENETKIEFQKECGSDNKCYSNLQLQSSFVTDQNQPLPRLNGTQVLQYSRDVRKLYLSINITNVPTTPSNGEDAHEALLNVTVPASLLPSSVRPSGACTIAETVLCELGNPFKRNQRAELIVTFEAIGIMLDTREILVWLDLSTQSTQEDLQPVLAKLLVDYSIQSSLTIAPSHAQSHFSGTVVGESAMRREQDVGSPLAFDFQVTTKGESLGTLGTILLGFEWPYEIPNGKWLLYPTEILVNSNETCQPPGGVINPLNLTLLEDQVPSRQRRELEAPEPAEPPITLATAKKAKSEVVLSCSKGTARCIWFECPLLHTQHPTTFSIRARVWNSTFIEEYSDFDRVKVDGTATLFLRTHIPTINMKNHTVRFSVDVDSELTEEQPAEIALWLVLVSVAAGLLLLGLIILLLWKVRGVPGFPLSQERGAGAVPLRPDGLVSLVAAILPAWLRDARERWVEDARLLSDEEEEQQRESHCKTFWVLQKNPPKTGAG; this comes from the exons ATGGCGCGGTGCcgccggctgctgctgctgccgccgcctcttcctcctcctcctcctcctcctcctcctccggtaCCGgggttgctgctgctggtgctgggcacGCTGCTCGGCCGTGCCGCCGCCTTTAACCTGGACCGCACCTTCCCGGTGCTGAAGGAGGGCGCGACCCCCGACGGCTTCTTCGGCTTCTCGGTAGCGCTGCACCGTCAGACCGAGCGGGAGGAGAGGTGTCT gctgctgGTGGGAGCCCCCCGAGATGTGGAGCCGGCAAACGGCACGCGGACGGGCGCCGTCTACGCCTGCCCCCTCACCGCCTTCAGGAACGACTGCCAACCGCTCGACATCGAGTTGAAGA GTGAACCGGACAAAGCCATCATCGACGATATGTGGCTGGGGGTGACGGTGGCCAGCCAGCGGCAGCCGGCGGGGAGGGTGCTG GCTTGCGCTCACCGTTACACCAAGGTGCTGTGGTCGGGCAGCGAGGACCAGCGGCGTATGGTGGGCAAGTGCTACGTGCGGGGCAACGACCTGCGCCTCAACATCAGCGACGAGTGGCAGACCTACCACAACGAGATGTGCAACTCCAACACGGACGCCGACGAGACCGGCATGTGCCAAATGGGCACCAGCGCCGGCTTCACCGCCAACATCATCTATTTCGGGGCGCCCGGTGCCTATAACTGGCAAG GTACCGACTACATGCTGCAGCGGGAGATGTGGGACCTGCACGACTTCTCCTACGCCAACGAGAGGCGCGGCAATACCTATATAg GGTACACGGCGGAGGTGGGCAGCGCGGTGTTGCAGCGGGACGCGGTGACGGTGGTGACGGGCGCTCCCCGGTACAAGCACACGGGCGCCGTGTACCTGCTGAGCCAAAGCGCCCAGCAGACGCTGCAGAAGAGCCTCGTCCTCCCCGGGCACCAGGTCGGCTCCTACTTCGGCAGCGCCGTGGCCCTGGCAGACCTCAACAACGACGG GTGGCAAGATCTGGTGGTGGGAGCCCCGTACTACTTCCAGCGGaagcaggaggtggggggggccgTGTATGTCTACATGAACGAGGTGGGGGGCTTCCAGTCCCACCCCAGCCTCGTCCTCACCGGCCCCAGCTACTCCGCCTTCGGCTTCGCCGTGGCCAGCATCGGGGACATCAACCAGGATGGCTTTcagg ATATCGCTGTGGGGGCTCCTTTCGAGGGACCCGGCAAGGTCTACATCTACCACAGCAGCGCAGAAGGGCTGCTGGATAAACCCCGGCAG GTGATCAGCGGGTCGGATCTGGGCCCCGCCAGAATGCAGACCTTCGGGTATTCGCTGAGCGGGGGGCTGGACGTGGACGGGAACTCCTACCCCGACCTCTTGGTGGGCAGCTTGGCGGAGAAGATCGTCCTGCTCAG AGCTCGACCCGTGATCAACATCCTGAACAAAACCTTCACGGTGACCCCCAGCAAGGTGGACCCTGCCCGGTGCACGCCTGACTCCTG taTCACGGTGACCGTCTGCTTCTCCTACAACCAGAGTGCTGGAGACCCCAAGTACAAGGAGAAGATCA CCCTGGAGTACACGCTGGAGGCTGACAAGGACCGGCACCCCCCCAGGGTCAGGTTTTTGGGCACCCACTCTGCCACCTACCGCGGCATCTTCCCCATGCCCGAAACCCGCTGTGAAtccaaggagctgctgctgctg GACAACATCCGAGACAAGCTGCACCCCATCGTGCTCTCCATGAACTACTCGCTGGTGGAGAAGCCCAGGACCTTCCAGCTGGGCCCCCAGTCCCTCGACGCTTTCCCTGTCCTCAACCAGGACCAGTCCCACGAAAATGAGACCAAG ATCGAGTTCCAGAAGGAATGCGGCTCCGATAACAAGTGCTACAGCAACCTCCAGCTCCAGAGCAGCTTTGTCACTGACCAGAACCAGCCCCTGCCCAG GTTGAACGGTACCCAGGTGTTGCAGTACAGCCGGGACGTGCGGAAGCTCTACCTGAGCATCAACATCACCAACGTGCCCACCACCCCCTCCAACGGCGAGGATGCCCACGAGGCGCTCCTCAACGTCACCGTGCCGGCCAGCCTGCTGCCCTCCTCCGTCCGCCCG agcGGAGCGTGTACCATTGCGGAGACGGTGCTGTGCGAGCTGGGCAACCCTTTTAAGAGGAACCAGAGG gcagagctgatcGTCACCTTCGAGGCCATTGGGATCATGCTGGACACGCGGGAGATCTTGGTGTGGCTGGACCTGTCCAC GCAAAGCACCCAGGAGGACCTGCAGCCCGTGCTGGCCAAGTTGCTGGTGGACTACAGCATCCAGTCCTCGCTGACCAT AGCCCCCTCCCATGCCCAGTCACACTTCAGCGGGACGGTGGTGGGCGAGTCGGCCATGCGGAGAGAGCAGGACGTGGGCAGCCCCCTCGCCTTTGATTTCCAG GTGACTACCAAGGGCGAGTCGCTGGGCACCCTGGGCACCATCCTGCTGGGCTTCGAGTGGCCCTACGAGATCCCCAACGGCAAATGGCTCCTCTATCCCACCGAGATCCTCGTCAACAGCAACGAGACCTGCCAGCCCCCCGGGGGGGTCATTAACCCCCTCAACCTCACC ctgctggaggaccAGGTTCCATCCCGGCAGAGACGGGAGCTGGAGGCCCCCGAGCCGGCAGAGCCCCCCATCACCCTGGCCACTGCCAAGAAAGCTAAGTCGGAGGTGGTGCTG AGCTGCTCCAAGGGCACCGCTCGCTGCATCTGGTTCGAGTGCCCCCTCCTTCACACCCAGCACCCCACCACCTTCAGCATCCGTGCCCGGGTGTGGAACAGCACCTTCATCGAG GAGTACAGCGATTTTGACCGGGTGAAGGTGGACGGCACGGCCACACTCTTCCTCCGGACCCACATCCCCACCATCAACATGAAGAACCACACGGTGCGG TTCTCCGTGGACGTGGACTCGGAGCTGACGGAGGAGCAGCCGGCCGAGATCGCGCTGTGGCTGGTGCTGGTGTCGGTGGCCGCCGGGTTGCTGCTACTGGGGCTGatcatcctcctcctctggaaGGTGAGGGGGGTGCCTGGATTCCCCCTCTCCCAGGAAAGGGGTGCAGGAGCCGTGCCGCTGAGACCTGATGGGCTCGTGTCACTGGTGGCTGCCATCCTCCCCGCCTGGCTGCGGGACGCTCGGGAGCGGTGGGTGGAAGATGCCCGGCTGCTGAGcgatgaggaagaggagcagcagagagaatcccactgcaaaacattttgggtgctgcaaaaaaacccacccaaaacagGGGCTGGATGA